The stretch of DNA TGCGTGCGAGAAAATGCCAGATGAGGCGTTGTTGATGGCAACGGGGCCTCGCTGAAATGAGCTTTTGCAGCAGAATCAAAATACTATTTGATGATCCCTCCCGGGGGTTTACTGCCCTCTTCAGGCCGATCAAGTTAGCCGGATACGTTTACAATTCCGAGGTCTTAAGTAAAAATGCGTTCTCCGATCTTCTGTCTTCATCCCGCCCACTTCCGACAGGCCGTGATATAGGCCAGGACATTCTCCACCGGGATTTCCTGGCCCAGGGTGTTGGCCGGGGAGACGATGAGGGAGGGCAACACCCGGGCCAAATCCATTCGGGATTTCACTTCGTTTTCGATCTCTTCGGGCGTTCCGAAGGGAAGGGTATGCTGGACGCTGATCGTCCCCCAAAAGCTCATTCGGTCGCCGTACTGTCTGATGATTTTCTCCGGGTTCTGGCACTCCGGCTGCAGGGGGTGGAGGATATCAAACCCCACTTCGACCAAGTCTTTGACCACCTCTTGAATATGGCCGCAGGAATGAAGAAAAAAGAAGCAGTCCGGGTACCTCCCCTTCAAATCCTGAACGATGGTTTGCCAGGCCGGCTTGAAAAAGCGCCGCCACAGATCGGGATGGATCTGCAGACAACTCTGCATCCCATAGTCGTCGTAAAAACAGAGGAGTTCCACCCCCGCCGCAGCGTGCGCCCGGGCGAGCTCATGGGTAAAGGCGGCAACAGTTTCGATGAGGGCCTGGGCCATCTCCGGCCGGGTGAGCAGATCGATCATGAATTCTTCCATGCCCCGCAGCCAGTGGCACCACTCGTAGATGCTCCCGCAGTAAGCCGCCGAGAGGTAGCCCTGTTCCCGGAGGAGGGCGGCGCGCTTACGCACCAGGGGCTCGCTTCCGATGTCGATCCCGGGTACGGGGTAATCCCGGAGTTCGGAGGCCGAAGCGGCGCTTTTGAGAGGATGGACCATCTCCTCCGAACCGGGATTGTCCGGCCAGGGTATTAGTCCCACCCCCCAGGGGGTAAGAGTCGCCTTCTCCGGTAACGGCGGGTCGAAGAAGTCGGGGGTGATCCCATTGGAGGTCAGGCGTAACCCGAAGCTACCTGAGGAGGTGTGGTAGCGGGGGTATTCGGCTTCGGCATGTGCAATCCGGACCTCAAACCCAAAATGTTCGGCGGGGTCAGTGATGCCGGTAGTCTCGACAAATTTGCGGTAAAAACCCGGGGTAAAAGCAGAACTGGCCCCGAAATCGAGGCTCCAGGGGATCCGGTCGACCGTTCCGGATCTCCTGAGGACTCGCGTGATCCGTTCCCGAGGGGATAAAGTCATATACTACCTCCTTCCAAGCGTCCGGCGCTGAACTTTCAGTAATCGGGACCGGGCGCCCGGTTCAAGCACACCCATTCCGGTTTTCTCCCATACTTTCCCTAGGAACGGTTAGGTCCTCTGCGCTCAGACCGTCCAGCACCGTTCTCACCTCGTCTTCGGTGCTCTTCAGCCGCTTTTTGCAGTAATTAATCAGACAGGCGGCCCGCTTGACTTTATCGGCCAGATCGTCCACCGGTATTTCCTCTTGTTCGATCTTCTTCACCAGAGCTTCCAGCTCCGCCATCGCCGCACTATACGTCAGTTGTTCCGGCGTTTCATTCATGGGTCTCCTCCACTCGGCTGACCGCCGTCCCTTTCCAGAATTTGGTCGTCAGAACATCGCCCGGCTGAACCATCCGAGCCTCCCGTACCGTACCGTCCCGGCATAGCGTT from Atribacteraceae bacterium encodes:
- a CDS encoding uroporphyrinogen decarboxylase family protein translates to MTLSPRERITRVLRRSGTVDRIPWSLDFGASSAFTPGFYRKFVETTGITDPAEHFGFEVRIAHAEAEYPRYHTSSGSFGLRLTSNGITPDFFDPPLPEKATLTPWGVGLIPWPDNPGSEEMVHPLKSAASASELRDYPVPGIDIGSEPLVRKRAALLREQGYLSAAYCGSIYEWCHWLRGMEEFMIDLLTRPEMAQALIETVAAFTHELARAHAAAGVELLCFYDDYGMQSCLQIHPDLWRRFFKPAWQTIVQDLKGRYPDCFFFLHSCGHIQEVVKDLVEVGFDILHPLQPECQNPEKIIRQYGDRMSFWGTISVQHTLPFGTPEEIENEVKSRMDLARVLPSLIVSPANTLGQEIPVENVLAYITACRKWAG
- the xseB gene encoding exodeoxyribonuclease VII small subunit; amino-acid sequence: MNETPEQLTYSAAMAELEALVKKIEQEEIPVDDLADKVKRAACLINYCKKRLKSTEDEVRTVLDGLSAEDLTVPRESMGENRNGCA